The stretch of DNA GTACAACGCAgccagcacgtcgtcggtcCATGTGGATGGTCATCTCGTCGTCatgcccatccatcatgaCATTACCTCGACGTATCATCATCCGCGCCTCCCATGCCGCATTCTTTGCTGTGTCcgtgcctgcgcctgcgcctgctgcgtctgcgccagcgcctggcctggatgtctcgccgccatgcgcaTGCCACCCCCTCCAccttgcagcagcatccaTGAGATGGAGGGCATGGACACCCCCCCGGTTGGCGGCTGAGGCCCCGAGAGAGAGCTTCGATGCGACGAATAATGGAGGTGCGTCTTGCCTTACCtcacccgcagcagcaatcGCACCTACCTACTCATGcactgttgctgctgctgctgctgctgctgctgctgctcctcctcctcctcctcctcctgccgctgccgctgccgctgccgctgccgttaCTGTTGCCGTTGCCATCGCTGCTGGGGTTGCAGGCACACTCAGGCAAGGCACCGTCATGTAGTTAGAGGCGCACGCGTCTGCAGAATGCACAATATCCCACACCGGTCTGGGTCCAACCAAGGCCTCCAGCCACCCAGCGCCTTTGCCCCCTAACCGCATGGCTGAGGAGTAGGACGGCGTCCCACTGACGATGCTTTGACAGGTCCACGGGTGCTCGCCGAGTACGCACATACAACtaactaccttaccttacaTATCTGGGTACCGGGTGCGGTACCTACGGAGCCGATGTGGACGAAGAACAGGGGGCCCAgccacctcgtccatgtGTGCGTACCGAGCTACGAATTACTGACATACTCGATGCACAAGCGAACAAGCAAGTCTGTCAGCGACGCGCCTTGAACTATCAGAGGAGAGGCCTCACCTACTAGCCTGTTCATCAGGTCAGCTCACTCACCTGCAGGAGAGTGAGCTCCGTCTTGCACGCGTCCAgacctccctccctcgtACGCCCACGTCAAAGGAAGGAAGAACAAAAAAAATGCACGTCTCAGTGAGGCCAGGCTCGACGCCAAAGCCCATTTGGCGGCTCGCTTGTGGCCGGCCGACTGCCACCATGGTTGTTAGCTCCGTCCATCAACCGCTCTAGCGCTGCGCCCCGTTGCGCCCATCAAACACTTATTCTCCGAACCGTGGACCTGATACCCCAGCACGCTATCGTTTGGCCTTTTGACAGCGATCAAGCATCTTTCAAGTCGTACCATCCCCACCCACAAATGGCAGGCTTGTTGTATGTAGTAGTCATCAGCTGGTAcgactttttttttccttttgGTTGCGGAGAGCCAGGTGCTGATTCGTCTGCCACGGCGCTGCATCTGAGCGGCACAAGGCGGTCCATGCTGCCCGACTCTCTCGAGGTTGCGGCATCGCTGGCCAGACTCAAGAAAGATGGTGCCCGCCCGGCCAGTCTGATAGGCTTGTCGTGATGCTGGGCTTGCCCAACACTTCAACGTCTTATTGACAAAGACCAGGCGTTGGCTCAGTCTCCTTTCGGCCCTAGCCTCGTCCATCGAGGATCTGGACTGCGCTGCAACGTCTCGCCGCAAACGTACTTGAGGGAGCGAAGCACCTCATGGACGAGTGGCAAACGACCTTGGTGCGAGCacgcaccaccgccaggcTTTGTAAAGGCGCTCGCTCCTCGCTAGCCGTGCTaggacggacggactggCCCGAAAACGAGTTCGAATGGAGCAAAGGTCCGACAGAGTCCACGCCGTCCATCCTTGGGGGCCGTAGGGAGATTAGGTACGGAACGCGGCGGAtggcgcagcagcatgccTTCTCCAGTCAGGCCCCTCCTGCAGCGACGATGGCTTCGTCTGCTCCTGACGACTGGCGCAGACGCTGACCCGCCCGTCTCTGACCAAGATGGCACCCGCACCTTCGTACCACTCCAACGATGTGATAATGGTTTGTGCAACTCTACTACTATTGCGGTGGGCTGTGGTTCTGATGCCCTCCATGAGCTAGAGGGTATCTTTGGTGCCAGTTGGAGGACGGACCCATGTCGAGTCTCCGCTCCGCATCCTGAGATGTGCTGGCTCCCAGTCTCCGTCCCTGCTGTACAATGTACGATGACTATGTATTCGTCCATCAAGTGCTCTTGCACCCCGCTACTACGTACATCCACAGGTACTTCCTCCACCGTCGGGCATCCACTCTGGCTCGGCGGCCCCATCACCATGCAGTCTGCAACATAGATGGCCAGGTGTCTTCTGGTCGTGCAGTTGGTGATgtgccacccgccgccagtTTCCGGCGCAGTCGAGGGATGAGGCCAGGGGCAAGGTAGGAGCAGGCATCTACCTCTAACCAGACTTTGGCCTCCTATGGCGGCAGATGCGTGCTATCCCCGTCGGCCTCAGCAGAGGTCGGCCGATTGGATTCGCGCAGATCACACCAGCGCAGGGACGGACCAACCGACGACGTGAAATGTTTTTATGCAGAATGATCCGCCACGGTCGTCCTCCCGCCCAAGACGCATCTTGTCAGACCACAGCTCAGCATCCCGTGCAGACTTCACTCTGTCatgcctcgccgcgctccgaGCAGTCAGGCGGTCCCTCCTGCTTGAGCTGCGTGGATTCATGCTGGGGCCGACTGCGATCAAGCCAACGCCCTGCCTGAAGCCTAAATCAACACGGTTGTTTGAGTCAAGAGTTCGCTAATGCACTGACAGGCTGTTCTTTGATTCATCCGAGAAGGGAGGAGCGCATCGGGGGCCTCAAAGAAGTCAAGATAAGCACCACTTTGGTAGGACAAATAGCTTGCCATCCTGCTGACTCGCTCAGAGAAAGGCTGACTGGCCGCCACTCACGTCCTGACACCAGTGGGCGGCCATCGAGCGCTGCTTCTTGTTGGCGTGTCGGGAGGTCTCAGCCATCCCGTGCGGGCCCCATTCGATGAGAAAATAAGCAATACTAATAATGGCTTACCCAGTCGACAAGGGTAGTTGCAAATTGTTGCTAGCGTAGTCGGTGGGCGGGAGGCGAAGCTCCCCCCGAGTTTCTGCATGAACTTGCCTGGGACGCCTGCGAGATCCGGCATTTCCACTCTCTCCTATTGCTGGTGGGCAGTCAAAAGTATCTGCATAGCCGCTTCGGCTCGGCGCGCTCCTAGGACCCCGAGAGATTAAATCGATTGGAGTCGCCTCgtctcttccctcccccgctTCTCCCAGCACGGCAGATATAAGCGGATCATATTAGCAGGAACGGACCGTCAATccaggggggaggggaggggcatGGGGCTCTCGCACCCCCGAATTATGTGGTTCCCATGATACTCTTCAAGTTAAGCGGCATTGATTGTCCATCGCAGCAggcaggtacgaagtacagaAGATGCGTAGCTACGCAAACTCCTCCATTAAAGTACCCCCCCTATCCCCGAAGCGCTGCTGCGAGTGCTGCTTGTGTGAGCACAGCTAGCCACAATCACGGTACTCCGAGACATGTTTCGTCAAGTAAAGAAGCTATTCCCTATGCTTCCGTGACATGACGATAATTGTCAACCATGCCCCTCTTCCGGTTCAAACCCTTGGCTCACAATTTTTTATCGACGCTGAACAGTAGAGTCCCTACCTTGTATGATTGATTCTTTGTTTCGACAGAAGTATCGAAACGCCAGAAACGAGGACCGAAGCCGCATGTAAGCGAGTTTGGTATGTGGGGTCATGCTTCCTTTGGTAGTGTGATATGGTGGCGATTCCTGCTCCGGAAGAAAAGGGGTTGATATGTCCGCGCGGTGGGGGCTCGGGCGGCCCCGTCCCGTCAAGTGATGTGCAAGAAGCAATGGGATCCGGCGGACCCGAGTTCTCGGACTCTGAACACGCCACTATCATGGAAAACAAAAGCATGTGTGCAATCCTTGACTGCGTCCGCGGCCAGCCTCTTCTCGCAGTCACGGGGAAATCGCCAGGGCAACAAGGTATTAGAGCGCGTTCCAACGTCGGCTACGGCccgcagcagtagcagtggTGGGTTACGAAAAGCATCGAGATTCACCTCATGGCCTTGCCCAACTTGGTATCGTCTGTAGGCTGCAGACGGCGTTGCTCAAAGCATCCCCGTCGCGTCAAATATTCACCTCACCTCTAGGGTAGTCTCCAGCATTGGGGAAGCGAGTGCTCTTGGCGAGACATGGATGCCGACAGCATCCGTGAATCTTCATATCGGGGTATATGCTCCCTGTTGAGTGCCCAGTTTGAACCGCTGTTAGAAGGATATAGAGTTGTGATAATCAATCGCCCCCAGACTCGCTGCCAGGTCTAGCAACTGCACTAATCGTAGACCAGGAGCGCGGGTAACAAGGGTGCgatctgtctgtctctctgGGGCAGCGAGTGCTGCGATGATGGTACCTAAGACCCTCTTCTTGCTATCGATTACGACCAGGACTACCCAGTGATGGACTACGAAAAAGAGAGCACGCCATCGCACCGGTCACCGCGTTCCTGCCACTTCGCATGGCCCAGGCGATGCTATCACCAAAGCGAATACAGTGCAAATGCTTCATGAACACACCGTACAACCTCCGGGCCCGTGGGGGCCCACACAGTAATGGGCTGCCCCGCATTCTCGCTCTCACTGTGTGGTCCTTGCCCGACAACATAGTACCGCGAACACAACACCACATAACACAAAAGTTGAGACGAAAGCACCCAGGCCACGGAAGGAATAGCGGCCAGATCCAGCTGCGAAACGACTGGCGGTCTTCTTGTCCGACCTGAACGGCGCTCCGGCACCCCTCTTCGGCCCAAACCGCCACGGATGGTGAGCTCGGCCGCATTGGCAGCCACAACGACACAGTTTGCCCACGGGGCGACGTATCCGCTATGAGCGACTTACAGAGGGCATGGGCGAGAAACAAGCTCGGACTGGCACATGAGCCGTTTGGTGGATTggcagaagaggaggaggcagaggcggacCAAGTGCCCGAGCTGCCGGAGCAcgcggacgacgactcgTCCTCAGCATCGTCAGTCTCCTCCACCGGCACCATCATCCCCACGCCGAGTCAGAAGCTTTTCGCGCGTCCAGAGGGGTAAATTCAAGGCTACTTTCCGGCACGGTACGGGCTAATTGTTTTTCATTTAGTGTTCCACGCGGCAGGAGCCTGGAGCCGACACCCTGGACAACTTACTTTGAACGAGAGCTGTACATTGAGGCTGAGGACGAGCCCGGTGTGACATTCCACGCGTACCTCACCTCGCCGGTAGACAAGGGGCCATTGCTTGTCATGCATCACGGAGCCGGATCATCGGGTTTGAGCTTTGCCGTGGTCAGCGCCGAGATCCGGAAACGCCTCCCTTTGGCAGGCATCCTTGCCGTGGATTGCCGCGGGCACGGCAGCACTGTTTCGCCCGAAGGTGCGGCTTTGGACCTGAGACTGCAGACCTTGTCGAGCGACCTGAACTTTGTCATCCAATCGACCAAGACGAAGATGGCCTGGGGACGGCTCCCCAATGTGGTGCTGGTCGGTCACTCCCTCGGAGGCGCAGTGGTGACGGACTTGGCCATGACGGGGAAGCTGGGGAGCGATCTTCTCGGATACGCGGTGTTGGACGTGGTAGAAGGCTCCGCCATGGATGCGCTGCAGAGCATGCAGACGTATTTATCGACGCGGCCTGGCGGGTTCGCCTCTGTGCAGGCTGGCATCGACTGGCACATTCGGTCGCGGACGATCCGTAGCTCCAtctcggcgcgggcctcggTGCCCGCACTGCTGAGgttggacgaggccgaggaccaATCCCGGCCCTGGCGATGGCGCACCAAtctggcggcgacgcagccgTTTTGGGAAGGGTGGTTTGTAGGGCTGAGCAAGAAGTTCCTGGGAGCCAAGGGCgggaagctgctgctgctggccggcacAGACCGCCTTGACACGGAACTTACAATTGGGCAGATGCAAGGTATGGGATCAAGACATGCTAGACCCTGGGTGGTGAGGCGCGAGAGCCACGTACCAGGATTCCTACTGACAAACGGGGCGCCGCAGGCAAATACGCTCTACAGGTGTTTCCAGAGGCAGGGCACTTCATCCACGAGGACATCCCGGAGCAGACGGCCGTGTCCTTGGTCGACTTCTACAGGAGAAACGATAGGAGCGCGCTGGTGTTGCCACCTAAGGTGTCGGATCTGCTCAAGCAAGGCAAGAAGGTATAGATGTACAAACACACAAATCGCAGACGCGCACACGCAGGCACACACGCGTAGACTACCGCAGGGCGCTCGAAACGGGAACCCCTGACATGGTTGATTGCTTTCTTTTGTTGCGTGGCGCGCATACCCGGCGTGCGCTGGCACACCGCAACCTTTTGCATAAACCTggcacggcgggcagcgtgcTCTGAAGCAGGTCAGCCAGCCTCGAGACGTTGGGAAGTACCGACACAGAGAAAGAAGACTGAGGTGCTATGAATGGGCACACCACAATGTTTTTGCTTGTTTCAACCAAGCAAGCAGTCTTGCGTGCAAAGAGGTCGGACCTTTGCGGTACGATCTGAAACACGCATTGGGCTTGCGCCACCCCGCCATACCCGCCTGTCACGACTCATCAAGGGTTCGAGGGCATGCATGGTAGGAAATGCCAAACGCGCCTCGTAGCTGTCTCGAGCTGCCCCAGGTGCGAGCTGGGCACGTTGGAGAGCGCATGCGAACgtgcaggccgacgacgcagcctAAAGTCGTCTGGCGGTCCATTGGTAGCAAACCTTGGCCATGTCTCGGTCGAGGGGGAAGGTCCGTATTACGTATCAAGGAGAGTGAGTACTCACGGTGGATGGGTGCAGGGGTGGGTGTAGTTGGTGGGATGGCTGCGACGGGCCTCGTGGCGAACGAGGTGAGGCGTGGCGGTCTGGGGTGCGGTGAagcgaggtgaggtgagagTGAGAATTCGGTGAAGAAGCGGTGGCACGAAGTCCACGGACAAGGTGCCTCAACaagcagacgacgacgcaccgTCTCGATGCAGGTATTACTCGACACACAGTGCTACACCCATACCTCAAGTACTTGACCCCATACTACCTTTGGGAGCTCGACAGGCAGACGAGCATTAATGTGCTAACAGCGGTCGCAGTTGATCCTTGTCGAGTTGCGCCGAGTCGAGCACAACCTTGGCCATGTTATGTTGTTGGCGACCCCGAGTTTGCTCCCAACTTGGAACGGAAGGATCCGTTGCCGGGTTGCAGCGAAGCAGCCTCTGGACCCCAGGAGGGGCGCGGCCCGCCACTTAGACCGGGGATCCGGCACTGGTATCGCCGTGATTGCGATGGTCGGCACTTGTTGGACAAGACACGATTGGTGGTTGTGGTATCGGCCAAGGACGATGAACGAACGGGGACACGCGCAGGtggctgcagcgcagcaacGTCTCGGACGTCTCAGGCCTGCCTGCTGGTGGCTGATGTGCGCCGGTACAGTTAGTAGTGCTGGCTACATACAGTACCTACTCGAGCTCAGATGCGCCGTCTTGGGGGCAAATGTTTGAACTTTGGGGTAGGGGGGCGGTTGATACTAGGAAGCTTGCCatgccgccatgccgccatcggccgcctcgccggagaatcctgcccgccgtgaaggaggaggcgacggccgcaCCGTGGCACAAACCTTGGCAAGCTTCTAGGCCAAGGTGGCCATGGCTCCCGCCTCAaccgcggcgcgcccgtTTTACGCGACAGCCGCAGCTGGAGCGCCACTCGACGCCAGGGAACCTTGGGTTTGGGGCTCGGGGATTAAGCAAGTGGGAGATGGGATGGAGAGCCGACGAGCCGGATAGACACGTCGATTCGTCATTTTATGACGGGAGGGATCCATGGATCTGACTGAATCTTGCCATCGGGAAGTCTGGCTTGCCTGGCCAAGACTCAAGAGCATGCACCCCGCTCAGCATGGCACCCAATGGCCCGCCAAGCATTGACCTTATTAGCAGGCAAGGTTGCATCATGGATGCATCGAGGGGACTGCAAGGCGCTGCTGAGTCCTGAGTCGCTGCTGAGCCCAGTGGAATGGAGGCGAGCGACACCCACCTACTAGCTAAGTTCCTCCACGCAGATGACGTTGACGCCGTCATCAGCACTCGGGCCAGCCACCGGCCTTGTTCCCGCCCCCCCTGAACTGAAGCGGCCAAGCGGACTTAGCGCGGGCCCTTCGGGGGTGCTTCGACCGCTCTGGGGCACTTGCTCGCGGGCTTTTGTCCCTGCACTAGTGAGGTACGTTAGCCTGAGCCATCGCGCgtgctgcaggtgctgccTTAGTAGCTACTGCATGTACACACGTAGCAGGACAGGAGGCACCTTTAATCATGAGGCACAGCAACAGTAGCTAATAGGCACCTAGGAAGGTCAGATGCTCGAGCTCTCTCAACCTGGGGACGAATTGCCATTTGCG from Purpureocillium takamizusanense chromosome 6, complete sequence encodes:
- the PPE1 gene encoding Protein phosphatase methylesterase-1 (COG:S~BUSCO:EOG09264E5J~MEROPS:MER0036069~EggNog:ENOG503NYW4), encoding MSDLQRAWARNKLGLAHEPFGGLAEEEEAEADQVPELPEHADDDSSSASSVSSTGTIIPTPSQKLFARPEGVPRGRSLEPTPWTTYFERELYIEAEDEPGVTFHAYLTSPVDKGPLLVMHHGAGSSGLSFAVVSAEIRKRLPLAGILAVDCRGHGSTVSPEGAALDLRLQTLSSDLNFVIQSTKTKMAWGRLPNVVLVGHSLGGAVVTDLAMTGKLGSDLLGYAVLDVVEGSAMDALQSMQTYLSTRPGGFASVQAGIDWHIRSRTIRSSISARASVPALLRLDEAEDQSRPWRWRTNLAATQPFWEGWFVGLSKKFLGAKGGKLLLLAGTDRLDTELTIGQMQGKYALQVFPEAGHFIHEDIPEQTAVSLVDFYRRNDRSALVLPPKVSDLLKQGKKV